One part of the Spiroplasma turonicum genome encodes these proteins:
- the pta gene encoding phosphate acetyltransferase — translation MYTLDYIKEILKNKKEKKRIIFPEGEEEKIQKVATYLVENDLCEPILLFKDNVNSNLSKKIKQISINSLDLNLYAKDLFDLRKGKLKSIDEALMYVGKANYLANMMLYKNEGDCILCGLSYTTADTLRPALQIIKTKPDVSVASSIIIMKKGENCYFFGDCSLNLNPSSQELADITKSFVNFAIKMGLKDPTVSLLSYSTNGSGLGPDVDKVKNAVDLLLKENVNFKLDGEIQFDAAFCKEVRDKKYKNSLNKNESADIFVFPTLDAGNIGYKIAQRMGGYEAIGPIILGLNKPVNDLSRGATLIDIIQAAVLTVYMAI, via the coding sequence ATGTATACGCTTGATTATATTAAAGAGATATTAAAAAATAAAAAAGAGAAAAAAAGAATTATATTTCCAGAAGGCGAAGAAGAAAAAATACAAAAAGTCGCCACATATTTGGTAGAAAATGATTTATGTGAACCGATTTTACTATTTAAGGATAATGTTAATTCTAATTTAAGCAAAAAAATAAAACAAATAAGCATAAATTCACTAGATTTAAATTTATATGCTAAGGACCTTTTTGATTTAAGAAAAGGTAAACTTAAAAGTATAGATGAAGCACTTATGTATGTTGGTAAAGCAAATTACTTGGCAAATATGATGTTATATAAGAATGAAGGAGATTGCATATTATGTGGTTTAAGTTATACTACGGCTGACACTCTTAGACCAGCCTTACAAATTATAAAAACAAAACCAGATGTTTCTGTTGCAAGTTCAATTATAATAATGAAGAAAGGTGAGAATTGTTATTTCTTTGGAGATTGTAGTTTAAATCTTAATCCGAGTTCTCAGGAATTAGCAGATATTACAAAAAGTTTTGTAAATTTTGCTATTAAAATGGGACTTAAAGATCCAACTGTTTCATTATTAAGTTATTCAACAAACGGTTCTGGCTTAGGTCCTGATGTAGATAAAGTAAAAAATGCGGTTGATTTATTGTTAAAAGAAAATGTAAACTTTAAATTAGATGGTGAAATTCAGTTTGATGCAGCATTTTGCAAAGAAGTAAGAGATAAGAAATATAAAAATTCTTTAAATAAAAATGAATCTGCAGATATTTTTGTATTTCCAACATTAGATGCTGGAAATATTGGTTATAAAATAGCACAAAGAATGGGAGGTTATGAAGCCATAGGACCTATTATATTAGGATTAAATAAACCTGTAAATGATTTATCAAGGGGAGCAACACTTATTGATATAATACAGGCAGCAGTCTTGACTGTTTATATGGCGATATAA